One genomic segment of Pogoniulus pusillus isolate bPogPus1 chromosome 21, bPogPus1.pri, whole genome shotgun sequence includes these proteins:
- the HSBP1L1 gene encoding heat shock factor-binding protein 1-like protein 1: MAAASPSGAGDLPRLAEDLLGQLQDNFQALAERITLRMEEMGERIDGLQKHVADLVAEAGIEKTQEEPRH, encoded by the exons ATGGCGGCCGCCAGCCCTTCGGGCGCCGGGGACCTGCCGCGGCTG GCAGAGGATCTGCTGGGCCAGCTGCAGGACAACTTCCAGGCGCTCGCCGAGAGGATCACGCTGAGGA TGGAGGAGATGGGTGAGCGCATCGATGGCCTGCAGAAGCACGTGGCTGACCtggtggcagaggctggcataGAAAAAAcccaggaggagcccaga cactga
- the TXNL4A gene encoding thioredoxin-like protein 4A isoform X2: MYELYDPCTVMFFFRNKHIMIDLGTGNNNKINWAMEDKQEMIDIIETVYRGARKGRGLVVSPKDYSTKYRY, from the exons ATGTATGAGCTGTACGACCCCTGCACCGTTATGTTTTTCTTCAG GAACAAGCACATCATGATCGATCTGGGCACAGGTAACAACAACAAGATCAACTGGGCCATGGAGGATAAACAGGAGATGATTGACATCATAGAAACTGTTTACAGAGGAGCCCGCAAGGGCCGGGGTCTGGTGGTGTCACCCAAGGACTACTCCACCAAGTACAGATACTGA